A segment of the Helicobacter sp. 'house sparrow 1' genome:
GGCTATGATTTTAAAAATTTTGAAATTACTGATAAATTGACTACAGGAAAAGTTGGTGCTTTGATAGATCTTTATAATGATGGTCATGATGGAACCAAAGTAGGGAAGCTTCAAGCCTATATCAATGCATTGGATAGTTTTGCAAAAGGTTTTATTGAGGCAAATAATTCTATTTATGCACAAAGTGCAAGCAATGGTATTCAAAGTAATAGACTTAGTCTATCTCAAAATGAGGCCTTTAGGGATACTCTTTATAATGTAAAGAATGGTAGTTTTGATCTGATTGTTTATAATACTGATGGCAAGGAAATGGTAAAAAAGACAATCTTTATCAACAATACAACAACAATGAGAGATATTGTTAAACAAATCAACGCGAATGTAGATGATAATAAAGACAATAATTCCCAAAATGATTTTGATGATTATTATAAGGCATTTTTTGATGATGCAACAAAACAGCTTATAATACAACCAAAAAAGCCATCAGATGGACTTTTTGTTTCTTTAAGAGATAATGGTACAAATTTTACAGGAGCTTTGGGAATTAACTCCTTATTTCTTGGAAATGATGCAAGAACCATACAGCTTGATTATAGGTATCAAAAGAGTCCAACAGAAATAAGGTCTTGGTTAGCACCCGTTGCTGGAAATTTTGAAGTTGCAAATATGATGCAGCAATTGCAGTATGATGATATTGAATTTTATGATAAAAAATCAGATATAAAAAAGATGAAACTAAGTGAGTATTATCAGCTTGTTGCAGGAAATATTGCAACTCAAGCACAAAGTGCTCAAACTTCTTTGGATACAAAAAAGGCTGTTTTAGAGACTACAAAAAAAGAGCATCTTGCGATTTCTCAAGTAAGTATTGATGAAGAGATGGTCAATCTAATCAAGTTTCAGGGGGGATATGCAGCAAATGCTAAAGTGATTACAACAATTGATAAAATGATTGATACACTTTTGAGCATTAAACAATAAGTTGGGTTTTTAAAAAACAATCATTGATATTCAAAAATCATTTTTTAGAGGGTGTTTTTGAGAGATATTTTAGAAGCATATTATCATAATAGAAATCAAAATGAAGATTTTAGCACCCCAGATCCACTAATAGTTGTAAGAAGATATGTTACACATCCTTGTTTTGAACTCATTGCACTTGCCTGTGCTTTATTTTCTTATGGTAGAGCAGACAGTATTGTGAAATTTCTCCAAAAGTTGGATTTCAATCTTTTACAAACAGATCTTGCAACAATTAAAAAAGCTAATTTTCCAAAATATCGTTTTCAAAGTAGTCAAGATATAAAGGAATTTTTCTGTATTTTATTTAAGGTTCATCAGAGTGGGGGCATAAAAAGTATTATGATAGAGGGGTATAAAAAGGATGGAATTTTTGGTGCAATTAATGCAGGAATTGATAAGCTTTATGGGGAGTGGGATTGTTTGCAAAACTCCAAGGGAATGAAACATCTGCTCTCAACCCCAATTCCTTTAGACACACTTAATTCCTCACCTAAAAAGCGCTGGAATCTATTTTTGAGATGGATGGTAAGAAAAGATTTAATTGACTTTGGATTATGGGAGGAGATTCCAACAAGAGATTTAATTTTACCTCTTGATACCCACATTTTTAGTATTTGTAAAAAATTAAAGTTATCACGAGGCAATACCCCTAATTTAAAGTTTGCAGTTTCTGCCACCCAATCTCTTAAGAAGTTTGATTCAAACGACCCTGTAAAATATGATTTTGCACTTTATAGAATTGGGCAAGAAAAGCAACAATTTTAGGTATTTTTACTTTTTTTTAATATAATGGCTAGGAATTTTTTATAAAAAAGGAAAGATGTATGGCAAGAAGGTGTTTTTTTACAGGTAAAGGCCCTATGGTTGGGAATAATGTAAGTCACGCAAATAATAAAACAAAAAAGAGATCATTACCTAATTTAAGAAGAGTTCGTGTTAAATTAGAAGATGGCACTTCAATGCGTATCAAGGTTGCAGCTTCCACTTTGCGCACAATGAAAAAGCGTTCTTGAAGATTTTTGTAGTTTAATCTCAAGAGTTGGGTGTGAAAAATCTGCCTAATATTTTAACCACTGTCCGAATTTTATCATCCATACTTTTATTAATTGTTCTTATCAATGGCGCAGATCTAGGCATACAAAATCCTTGTATCTATGCCTTTTTGATTTTTGTTATTGCTTCTATTACAGATTTTTTTGATGGTTTTTTAGCAAGAAGATATCATCTAGTTTCTGTATTTGGAGAAGTATTTGATCCATTAGCTGATAAGATGCTTATTTTGGCTGCTTTTGTTGGGCTTTTGGTAATGCAAGGTGCAAACCCTTGGGCTGTATTTTTAATTCTAAGTAGAGAGTTTTTTATTACAGGACTAAGAGTTGTTGTAGCAAGTACAAAACAGAGTGTAAAAGCCAGCTTTTTAGGCAAGTTTAAAACTGTTTTGCAAGTCGTTGCGATCTCTTTTTTACTTTTAGATTTAGAGGGAGGAATGGTTTTATTGTGGATTGCTACAATAGTTACGCTTTATTCTGGTTTGGATTACGCGTTACGCTATTATAAGAGTGTTAAGTAGTGCATTTATTATCTGCTTTTTTGATTCTTTCGTTCTTGGTATTTTTTCACGAATTGGGGCATTTTCTCATAGCAAGAGTGTTTGGAGTTCGTGTTGAGGTATTTAGTATTGGTTTTGGGACTAAAATTTTAAGTAAAAAAATTGGAAATACTCTATATGCCTTATCACTAATTCCCCTAGGGGGTTATGTTAAGCTTAAGGGACAGAATGATTTAGATACAAGGAGGGAGCAAAGTGAAGATAATGATAGCTATAGCACTAAGCCTCCTTTTGTTAAGATTCTAATTTTGTTTGCAGGGCCTTTATTTAATTTTATTCTTGCATTTATTTTATTTGTTTGTGTAGCAAAAATTGGGTTTAACACATATTTACCTATTATTGGAGAAGTAAAAAAAGATATGCCTGCATTTGAGGCAGGAATTTTAAAAGGAGATAGAGTAATTGAGGCTAATTCTAAAAAAATAAATACTTGGAATGACTTAAGTCAGATGGTATCAAAAGGGGAATTGCTTCATCTTAAGATTCTCCGTGATGACAGAATATTGGAGTTTGATATTTTGCCAAGTATGCAAGAGAGCGTTAATATTTTTAATGAGAAGATTAATAAGGGCTTAATTGGGATTCTCCCAAAAAATGAAATAGGAATTGTTAGGTTCGATTTTTTAGACTCTCTAATTTATGGTTATGAGCAAGTTTTCCAATCCAGCAAAATGATTTTATTGGGGGTACAAAAATTAATTGTTGGCATTGTTCCTCTCAAGGAGGTGGGTGGTCCCATAATGATAGTAGATAGGATTGCCCAAGCAAGTCAAGAGGGGTTTGTATTATTGTTGTTGTGGGTGGGACTTATTTC
Coding sequences within it:
- the rpmB gene encoding 50S ribosomal protein L28 gives rise to the protein MARRCFFTGKGPMVGNNVSHANNKTKKRSLPNLRRVRVKLEDGTSMRIKVAASTLRTMKKRS
- a CDS encoding TIGR02757 family protein produces the protein MRDILEAYYHNRNQNEDFSTPDPLIVVRRYVTHPCFELIALACALFSYGRADSIVKFLQKLDFNLLQTDLATIKKANFPKYRFQSSQDIKEFFCILFKVHQSGGIKSIMIEGYKKDGIFGAINAGIDKLYGEWDCLQNSKGMKHLLSTPIPLDTLNSSPKKRWNLFLRWMVRKDLIDFGLWEEIPTRDLILPLDTHIFSICKKLKLSRGNTPNLKFAVSATQSLKKFDSNDPVKYDFALYRIGQEKQQF
- the rseP gene encoding RIP metalloprotease RseP; this translates as MHLLSAFLILSFLVFFHELGHFLIARVFGVRVEVFSIGFGTKILSKKIGNTLYALSLIPLGGYVKLKGQNDLDTRREQSEDNDSYSTKPPFVKILILFAGPLFNFILAFILFVCVAKIGFNTYLPIIGEVKKDMPAFEAGILKGDRVIEANSKKINTWNDLSQMVSKGELLHLKILRDDRILEFDILPSMQESVNIFNEKINKGLIGILPKNEIGIVRFDFLDSLIYGYEQVFQSSKMILLGVQKLIVGIVPLKEVGGPIMIVDRIAQASQEGFVLLLLWVGLISVNLGILNLFPIPALDGGQIIFNLYEMITRKKIGEKMKYYLTLTGWLILLSLMFLGLRNDIMRLINP
- the flgK gene encoding flagellar hook-associated protein FlgK, whose protein sequence is MGGILSSLNTSYTGLQANQLMVDVTGNNISNASDEFYSRQRVISSPEKPIIQGNNVSYGRGVDVQSVQRIHNEFVFERYARAAQDFNFADTEFNFLRETSSMFPDVDGVGIYNDMKEYFNAWKDIAKNPKDPAQKQVLVEKAKIFINNLHDTRQKLVTLQMKASEDLEVRVKEINEIGAQIAQINREIKEMENKHIQKRANTLRDRRDQLEFNLRELIGANVFKNNLVTQEKVSPDSADFDDEYVLNIGKGLNIVDGGNFHPIVLEKNNNANNLNRVYIQGYDFKNFEITDKLTTGKVGALIDLYNDGHDGTKVGKLQAYINALDSFAKGFIEANNSIYAQSASNGIQSNRLSLSQNEAFRDTLYNVKNGSFDLIVYNTDGKEMVKKTIFINNTTTMRDIVKQINANVDDNKDNNSQNDFDDYYKAFFDDATKQLIIQPKKPSDGLFVSLRDNGTNFTGALGINSLFLGNDARTIQLDYRYQKSPTEIRSWLAPVAGNFEVANMMQQLQYDDIEFYDKKSDIKKMKLSEYYQLVAGNIATQAQSAQTSLDTKKAVLETTKKEHLAISQVSIDEEMVNLIKFQGGYAANAKVITTIDKMIDTLLSIKQ
- the pgsA gene encoding CDP-diacylglycerol--glycerol-3-phosphate 3-phosphatidyltransferase, with protein sequence MKNLPNILTTVRILSSILLLIVLINGADLGIQNPCIYAFLIFVIASITDFFDGFLARRYHLVSVFGEVFDPLADKMLILAAFVGLLVMQGANPWAVFLILSREFFITGLRVVVASTKQSVKASFLGKFKTVLQVVAISFLLLDLEGGMVLLWIATIVTLYSGLDYALRYYKSVK